CTACAGCATTGACGTGGTTGCCGTGGTGAATGACGCAGTGGGCACCATGATGGGCTGTGAGCCGGGGGCTGGGCCCTGTGAAGTCGGGCTGGTTGTAGGTGAGCCACGGGCATTTGTGATGGTGAGTGGGGCACCTGGCTGCCGGGTCTGCAGGCCCTGATGGTGTTGTCCCTTATAGACACTGGCACCAATGCGTGTTACATGGAGGAGGCCCGGCATGTGGCTGTGCTGGATGAGGACCGGGGCCGCGTCTGCATCAGCGTTGAGTGGGGCTCCTTCAGTGATGACGGGGCCCTGGGGCCAGTGCTGACCACTTTTGACCACGCCCTGGACCACGAGTCCCTGAATCCGGGTGCCCAGAGGTGGCCTGTCACTGCTTTGTTCCTTCCCTCTCCACTGTCCCTGTACTCCAGCCCTTAGGCCCCACCCTCTTGCTTGCCTCTGGGGTCTCTGGGTTGCATCCTGGGGGCCCCAGCCAGACTCAAAGAAGGAATGGCTCAAGGTTCTAGAATGCAGAGTTTTCAACCCTTGGCCCTCCCTTATTCCTGACTCTGCCAGCTCCGACAGGGGTTAGGGGTTGGGAGTAGCCAAGCAAAATGTCTCCTGCCCTAATTTCGGTCCTGCCACCCTCCAGGAACCCCCTTGAACCTAACCTAAGCCAGAGAGGACAGCGGAGTCTGGGTAAACAGCCACCTGTCTCCTAGGAGGCCATTTGCTTCTGGAACTTTCAGTCAGGGGCCCCAAAGAAAATCACCCCTCTTTGAGAGTTCCTGGAAGTGGGGCCAGGTGGGCTGAGGGCTTAGGAAAGTCTCTGTCCAGCCACACTTCTTGCCTGTAGGTTTGAGAAGATGATTGGGGGACTGTACCTGGGTGAGCTGGTGCGGCTGGTGCTGGCTCACCTGGCCCAGCGCGGGGTCCTCTTCGGTGGCTGCACTTCCCCTGCTCTGCTAAGCAGAGGTGGCATCCTCCTGGAACATGTGGCTGAGATGGAGGAGTAAGTGCGGGAGGCAAGGGGCTGCGACAAAGGGAGTctcagcttggggtggggggcggaaTCCTCTCTCCCCGAAGTAGCCATAGAGCtctggtggggggcagggagcttTTGGGCTACTTGAGCCCCAAAGCAGCACCCTGTCCCCCCTAGTCCCTCTGCTGGGGCAGCCCGTGTGCACACTATCCTGCAGGACTTAGGCCTGCGTCCAAGGGCCTCAGATACTGAGCTCGTGCGGCACGTGTGTGCTGGCTGTGTGCACGCGGGCTGCCCAGCTCTGTGCAGCTGCTCTGGCCTGCCGTCCTCTCCCGCCTCCAGCGCAGCCGCGAGCAGGAGACACTTCAGATTGCTGTGGCCACTGGAGGCCGAGTGTTTGAGCGACACCCCAGGTATTGGGAATACAAATGACCTTGTGTGAGCAGGTAGCAGgaacgtgtgtgtgtctgtgataCACACCTGGAAGGCACTCTGGTACCATGGGTGCAAGGCAGTGGGTACAAATGGCACCCAAGCAGAGTGAGGACAGATGGGGGTCAGGGGAGGCCAGAAGAGGTCAGAGGAGGGGGTCACTGGGGGCACTGTATGTATGGTTGGTGCACAGATGGATTTAGAATTGAATTGGCTTGAAGTGAGGGAGCCCAGGGCTTCAACAAGCCGTGGGGGTCAGTCCAGGTACCAAGCCAGGGTGAACTTGCCATGTGTCTGTGCAGGTTCCTCAGCATTCTGCAGGAGACAGTGATGCTCCTGGCCCCTAAATGTGATGTCTCCTTCATCCCCTCTGTGGATGGGGGCGGCCGGGGCGTGGCAATGGTGACTGCTGTGGCTGCCCGCCTGGCTGCCCACCGGCGCCTGCTGGAGGAGACCCTGGCCCCATTCCGGTTGACCCGTGAGCAGCTGGCAGCGGTGCAGGCACAGATGCGAGAGGCCATGGCCAGGGGGCTCCGTGGAGAGGCCTCCTCCCTCCGCATGCTGCCCACTTACGTCCGGGCCACACCTGATGGCAGCGGTAGGGACCTGGCCTGACTGTGGGGCTGGGTCACGGGCTCCTGCGGTCACAGCATATGCTAGGGTAGGGCCACCAGCTCTGTCTTGGCACTGAGGGCCTCTGCTCCATAGAACGTGGGGACTTCCTGGCCCTGGACCTGGGGGGCACCAACTTCCGGGTCCTCCTGGTGCGTGTGGCCACGGGAGGTGTGCAGATCTCCAGCCAGATCTACTCTATCCCGGAGTGTGTGGCCCAGGGCTCTGGACAGCAGGTACTCACTCACAGCCTGGGGTTGATGTCTGGGTAGGGGGAAGGGCCAGGTGTCCTGTTCCCTGACTCGCCCCACCCCTCAGCTCTTTGACCACATTGTGGACTGCATCGTGGACTTCCAGCAGAAGCAGGGCCTAAGTGGGCAGAGTCTCCCCCTGGGTTTCACCTTCTCCTTCCCATGCAGGCAGCTCGGCCTGGACCAGGTGAGAGATGGAAGGCTGGGGGAATGCCATCCTCCAGGGCTTTCCACCAAACACACTCTTCGTGGAGTGGGCAGGAGGCTCGGAGAGGGCTTCCAGGGCTGGTGAGAGGGGTGGGCGAAGGCACTGCTGGGCTGGGCCTGCACCCAGTCTCGGTTTCCCCAGACTGGGTGCAGGCCCTGTTGTGTGCCCAGGTGGCCAGGGTGTGGTGAAGTGGCCCGGCATCCAGAGCCAGTGAAAAGGTGTGGGATGGAGACAGACATGAATAAGCCTGGGGCTGCCACTGGGCAGGAGGGTGGAGCCAGGGTTAGGTCTGCGCACTTGGGAGCAGCACGGGCTGAGATCGGGGCTGACCAGAGGACAGACTGCGTGTCTCCTTGAAGCACCTGTGGCCTGGCTGAGGGAACCTGCGGGGAGCAGCATTTGCTCTCTTTCTCGAAAAGGCTTGTGACTGCTTGGTTTCTTTGCCCTCCCCCTCCCGGCCTGGCTGGTGCCCCTCCTGGCTCGGGTTGGAGCAGCAGGCACAGGTCTAGGCACGGCACCCACTCTGCACTCACCTACCGCGTGCTTCAACAGGGACGCCAGACtctccacacacacccctaagGCCTGTCGTGGAGACGGCTCCTCCCAGGCCTCGTCTAAGCTCCCAGGAGTCTCCTCCCCAATGCCCCCCAACTTGTGCCGAAAAGCTGCTGTGATGAGGCGCTCGCGGGCCCTGAAGGCGCCCACCAGGTCTTTCTACACCTGTGCTCCCTGAagagccctgcctcctccactcccGCCAGCCTTGCTGTGGTTTTCATCCGCGCTCTGCTCCCACTCTGCCCTCTCGGACACGGGCCTTTGTGCTCTGCTTTCCTTCGCATCGCGCATCTGGCTGGTGTCTCTCTGCTGgtctcctccctccaggctgaGCATTCTGGCACCTTTTGACTATTCCTTGTAAGGTGGGAGAAGCAGGTGGGACTCTGTGTGCAAAATCAGGCATGCAGGAAACATGATCCTATTAGTTTTCTGTGACTGGACTCAGTTTCTATGTTGAGCCCACATTCTTTTCAGGGGTGAAAACTTAATCAATTCAGGGAGCCCTCTTCATTAGGTAGGGGCCCCTCCTTCGCTGCATAGAATGTGCATACAAGTTGCGACATTGGGGAATTGTCCAGGCCCAGCTGTCTggactctgtctcttcctctctgtgtctcaacaCCTCCCTTGACACCTTAGCTTCTCCACAGAGGGGAAGGATGGCAGAGGCCACCACTGTTCTCAGATTACCCAAACCCCTTcggtttcctcccctccccaacaggGGCATGTCCAGGGTGGAGGGCCTAGGACACCCTTCTTGGGAAGCCATCTGGAGCCTGGTTCTGACTTCCCCCAGCCTCACCTGTCTCTTGTCTGGGAGCGGGGAAAGCTTTGCTGTTGCTCGTGATCCGGTGCCCCCCTAACTGGCTCCCTCTCACTTGCTCTCACTCTATCTGGTTTCTGTTTTTGAGACAAAGAGCACAGAATACTCCAGCTGTGGTTACATGGAAAAAGGGATAAAAGGAAATATTCGTGGAGGAAATGTCAGTTAATATTTCTAAAGCCTCCTGCCCCGGAGATCCCCAGTCCTCCTCTCTATGTTTCTGGTTTGGGCAGAGCAGTTATTTTCTCCCAAGAGCAGTGGAATagttccccctgccccctcccttagAGGAAACGCAGTAAGAAAAGAGCAGTCCAGCCAGTCCCTTGTCACTAAGTTCACAATTTAAGGTCCGCTTCTCACAGTAAACTGCCTTGTCCCCTCCTGTCCTGCCCAGGGGCCTGGATTCTGGTTTTTCCGTTCGTTCTTCACTTGTATCTGGAACACGCGAAGTGAACCTCCCATTGACACAGCTCTGTCCCAACTCCAAGAATTCCTTCCTCTCACGTAACTCTTGCTCATTTTTTCTGGAAGAGCAGACTCTGCTGTCATTTGGACCACTGAGACTgctctgtcctttcctttctcacaCACAGCACTCATCTCACCAGCTCTGTTCATTTCTAATCCAATTATGAAGGGCCAGTCCTTCTGGGCAGATGTCTTAAAATGGCCAGACCCTCAGACCATCTGAGCATTTTGACACTAAAAATAGAAGATGTAGGCTGAAAGGTTATTAATAGGTTTCTTTACTCTGGAAGCCTCTGGGGActtgggaggggacagagggaaagGCCTTATCCAGGTGGCACAGGATCCTCCTTGTGGAGGGAATCACATACTGCCTTCCAATGGGATGCAGGCTTTGGGGAGGCACAGTGAGATTCCAAGGGCCCTccagcttcctgcctccccttGGTCCCATCCCAGGGCATCCTCCTGACCTGGACAAAGGGTTTCAATGCATCCGACTGTGAGGGTCAAGACGTCGTGTGCCTGCTGCGGGAAGCCTATCAGACGCAGACAGGTGAGGAGTCTGCTTCCAGGGATGTTTTGGGGCTGCAACAGGTCTTGAGGGGAGCAAAGGGTCTCCCACTTCCTGACAGGGGGCGCGCTCTTTAGCAGAGACCTCTGGGTCCAGCCCCGGTTGCTGTGACGACCACGTTGCCCAGCAACTGGCAGCATCCTTTTGTGCACAGGCAACGGAGCTGAATGTGGTTGCCATTGTCAATGACACGGTGGGGACCATGATGTCCTGTGGCTATGAGGACCCGCGCTGCGAAGTCGGCCTCATCGTTGGTGAGAAGGGCGCTGCTCGTTTGTGCTAATTCACTGCCTCCTATTGATTCCCCAAGTTGGACCattcccctgtccttggggattGGCCTCATTCCTACCTGACCCAGCAGGGCCCTGGAACACTCTGTTGGACCGGGAATCTGCAACTTGGGTGTCTAGCCCAGCTAGCTGCTGACTCATGGTCATTtaagctctctgaacctcaatctGTTAGACGGACGTGAGCTTTGGAGTCACACAGATTTGGGTGGGAAACATGCGCTCTGCCCGTTCCCacctgtatgaccttgggcgaATCACCAGAGCCTCGGCTTATGTCcaagatggagataataatgaTGCCTGTCTTAAGGGGTTTTGTGGGTGAAACGAGATGGGACAAAGTGTAGCACAACCCCTGACTCATGGTGCACACTCAGTGCTTGGAACCGGGTGGGACCCCAGCGAGGGTGGCAGGAGGGATGTGCCGAGAGTGAGCTGAGACAGTCCTATGAGTAGTCTTTATTAAGCACCTATCCTGTGGCCGATTCGGGGCTGGATGAGGGGTCAGGAAGACACATAAGGGAGGGGGAAATACCTGCCTTCTCGGGACTGACTGCTTGGTGGGGACTGGGCCCAGAAAAGCAGTGGTCATCAGAGAGAGTTGAATCTGACTAAACGCCAGGGTGAAAAGGCTGATTCAGAAAGAAAGGGGCCCCCACATGAGTGAGACTTGAAAAGGAAGTCTTGAAAGAAGGGATTTGGCTAGGcgggggggcggcggggggcagGGCTCCCATAGCTCCTTAGACATCAGTCTCTTAGAGCAGGAGGTACGCGGCAGCCTCGCATGAGACTGGGAGCTTCTTGAACGGAGAGACCTCAGCACTGGAGGTGCTCAGGGGGAGGTGGGCCCAGATTGCTGTGTGAATAAAAGCTGGATGGAGGAATTCTAGGTGGAGCAGATGAGGAGCCCGCCTGCTTAgagccgagtgtgttggggagaggaagggaatgcCTATACCCAGGgcatgccctctgcctggaagtttCTTGGCTTCAAGGTCAAATCAAAACAGCACTTCCTCTCTGCCGCTTTTCCTGGCCTTCTAGGCAGGAAGACTCCCCTGGGCTTGGAGATCTCATGGTGCTCTTCTTTGTGCTTCTCTCTGGGCACACAAAGGCAGTATCGGAGTTGCTGCACACTGCCCGAGCTCTGGCTACCGTGGGGCTCCTTATGTCTCATTTCTGTTCTTGGTTCCTGGCCCAGCACCTGCTATTTGACTAAAGACCTGGGAGGCCAGTCCAGGAAGGCTTGGGCCTGTCACCTGTGTGACAGTTGGGGCTGTCACACATCTCCCAGGGGGATGACATGACTGATGGGCACTTTGGGAGCACCCTGGGGTAGCAGGGGAAGTGCActgatggtggtgatgagaaGGGAGGTAGTGGAGGCCCGGGGGCTTGATGGTGGCAGGGCCTGAAGAAGGGAtataagaaaggaaggaggacCAGGTCCTGGGACAGGTCATGAgcatggagagatggagaggtaGGAAATGAGCCCAGATTTTGCCGTCTTAGTGGGAAGGGCTCAGACAGATCGTGTCTGCACCAGCAAATGGCTCCCACGCCATCTGGCCTCTCTGCAGGAACCGGCACCAATGCCTGCTACATGGAGGAGCTCCGGAATGTGGCGAGCGTGGCCGGGGACTCAGGCCACATGTGCATCAACATGGAGTGGGGTGCCTTTGGGGATGATGGTTCTCTCGGCATGCTCAGCACCAACTTTGATGCAAGTGTGGACCAGGCATCCATCAATCCTGGCAAGCAGAGGTGTGGGTTGGGCCAGGAGGGGTGCCTGCTGATGGCTGGCACTGGtgatgtggctggtggctggtggcAGCACAGGGCTGGGATCGCCTgccctgtgcacacacactttCGTGCAGGTTTGAGAAGATGATCAGCGGCATGTACCTGGGGGAGATCGTCCGCCACGTCCTCTTGCATTTGACCAGCCTTGGAGTTCTCTTCCGGGGCCAGCCGACCCAGCGCCTTCAGACCAGGGACATCTTCAAGACCAAGTTTCTCTCTGAGATTGAAAGGTGCTGAGCCCTGCACTACCGCCCTCCACCTCCAAAAGGACCTCATCTATCCACGTGGGCGGAACGCTGGCTGGAGGGCGGTCCACCCTAGAGGGCGGAGAAGGCATGAGGCTGGGGAGCTAATGCAGGATCCTGCCTCTCTGTGCTCTGTTCCTTCCTGTCCCCAGTGACAGCCTGGCCCTGAGGCAGGTCCGAGCCAtcctggaggctctggggctgCCCTTGACCTCAGATGATGCCTTGATGGTCCTGGAGGTGTGTCAGGCCGTGTCCCAGCGGGCCGCCCAGCTTTGTGGGGCAGGTGTGGCTGCCGTGGTGGAGAAGATCCGTGAGAACCGGGGCCTGGAAGAGCTGACCGTATCCGTAGGGGTGGATGGGACCCTCTACAAGATGCACCCCCAGTGAGTCTGGGTGCCAGACTGGGCAGGGAGGCATGGCCACAGGGGGCCTGTCTGACCTGGGCTcacctcatctctctccctcacagCTTCTCCAGTCTGGTGGCAGCCACGGTGCGAGAGCTGGCTCCTCGCTGTGCAGTCACTTTCCTGCAGTCGGAGGATGGGTCTGGCAAAGGTGCTGCCCTGGTCACTGCTGTTGCCTGTCGCCTGGCCCAGATGACCCATGTCTGAAGAAGTCTCTAGCAACCAGCTTTGCTGGACCAGGGCTGGGACCCCACCTGTTCCCCAGCCAGGCCGACACCCAGGACTTCCAGGACAGCCATGTGTGACCCTTTATGGCCATTAGCCTCGACGCCTAGCTTTCCCCGAGAGAAGTAGCACTTGGgttaggaatatatatatataatttatttacattcaCGTCCGCTAAAATCCCTACGCGCCCCGGCGGCCGGGCAAGGCTGTGTACATAAGGCCAAGTGTAAGTGCACGAATGCACTTAAGACAGAGTCAGGGCACGAGCTTCACAAGACAGGCCCCTCACGGGGGCGCCGGCCAGCCCCAGGAGCGGGCACGCCACAGCACGCACACTTGCCATTGTCCAGCCCGGGACTCCCGTTGCATATTCACACGCCCCGTTGGGCAGGGCTCCTCtcggctggggggcagggggaggatcAGGGAGGAGCCGTCGGGTGtccctgggtgggtgggagaaGGGCAGCATGTGAGAGGCAGGTGTGGACTGACACCGGGCGTGAGAGACGTGAGCGGCctccaggtgtacagcatgagATGTGTGTGTCGGGGGATGTGTGTGACAGAGCACACGGGACATGCGTGGGCACATGCCCCTGTGGTGGTTGTGTGCCTGAATCCAGGGGCTGCCCCCTGTTCAGCTGTGGCCCTCAGTCCTGCAGGCTTGGAGCCGGGCCCCTCGGATGTGCCCCTACCCAGCAGGCACAGAAGTGTTTGCATAAGGTCCAGCTCAGGCAGGAGCTCCGGGGCCACGTCCCGAGCCCGTCGTGTGCGTGCGTGCCCGTGTGTGCGCGGCCccctggctggggcaggaggagaggtagcatcacacacacacacacacacacacagatgggcTGGGCCCAGCCCGGGCTCCAGGCAACGTCCACCCTGGGCCCCGGGGGCCAGGGCAGAGTCGGAGCAGGTGGCAGTGCCAGCCTGGCCAGGCAGGccatggaggggagggagtgcgGGCAGGGTCTGAAGGGCCAGTGTCAGGGGACAGCCTCCGCCAGGAGGGGGCCTGTCCACGCAGCTCACCCCGCTGTGGGGGGAGGGCCCTGTCTGGCTGCTGCCTGTCCCTGGCGGGTACCAAAGCTGGTGAGAGTGTAGGCGTTGTGGGCCTGGCCGGCCTCAGCACTCGGCCTCTGACACTGTGAAGAGGCCTGCGTCCGGCTGGCCCAGTCCGGCCACTGCTGCAGCCAGCTGGCTGAGGTTGCCGTTGGGGAAGTGCCGTGCCTCCCACAGGTTGAGGATCATGGCTGTGGGGCTGGGCTTGGAGGCAAAGAAGCTGAGATGGctgtggaagggaggggagacagtCAGGGGCCTGGCTTCACCCAGCtgccgcctcctccctcccagaccACCCAAGGGCAGGGCCTCCCCTCAGCCAAGTGCACTGGATGCCCCAGCTGCTGGTGGCTGGGGCACAGGCTCCACGGTGCACCCTGTCCACACGCCCCGCCACATCCTACCTCCCCAGGCTGGACTGCAGGTAGATTtagcccctccctgcccatcaCCCACCCACCTGTCCAGGTGGAGTTTCTGGGCCAGAGTCCGCCAGTCAGCACCCCGGCTACAGGGTGGGTCCAGGCTGGTAATGATCTTCTGCCGAATGAGGAAGGGGATCTTGAAGGCACTGGGGCCCACTAGGGCTGGGACCCCCCCTTCACTCTCCAGGGCCAGCAGCTCAGCAAACCTTGTGTCCTGGGGGCAGGGAACGGTGGAGGTACCTGTTAGAACTTTCCCAGCCCAGGCCCACTGCCACCTCCTGTGGGGGAGTACTCAAAAACCACCCCAGGGCATGGGGACAGCATGGGCACTGGTGCTTCCTGGGCAGCCCCAGTGCCAGGGCCCTGCCCGCCGGAGCTCAGGAGTGCAGCCACCTgcctcacagacacacagcccACGAGCAGAGGAGCCTTCTGACGAcattctccttctcctcccatcaCTCCTCCCTAGGTCACCTCTGCCCGCCTCTGCTGACTGGCAGAACTCTGCTGACTACTGAGAACTCACTGCTCTCTTCcccctgcctctgtcctccaCACTCAGTTCCCTTATTGCCGCCTGCCTAATTCTTGCTCATCCTTCCAGGCCCAGTACAAGTCCCTCCTCAGGGATGCCGTCTAGGGCCCCCAGGCCAGctccatctcctctccccttcctgctgctccCACACCCTCCACAAGCCCCTCCCCAAGTCCCACAGCATCTCTCTGCATCTGCCTACACGTGCATCTgcgcctccctccccaggagacGAAGGAAGCTGCCAAGAGGCTTTGAGGAGGTGGGTTTGGAGGCAGGATAGGCCCCGCGGGGAAGCACTGTCATAGCGGTGCTGACACGCCCTCCTGCCCACCTTGGTGATGTTGAAGTTGACGTTGAAGCTCTGCCCGTCGCCCTCCACCTGCCATACCCACACCTTGCAGGCCAGGTCGCTGGTGCTGGGGCTGATGCGCTCCAAGGTGAAGGTGCAGTGCAGGTACTGCTGCGTGCCGTTCCAGATGTGGTAAAAGGGGacctcctggggagggaggggtgcagagaTGCGGCGTTAGGCAGGCCCGTGTCAGCTGTGCCCGGCTCCAGGCACCCTGAGTGCCCTCACCTGGTAGCTGACGAGGAGCTTGCTCTTCCACAGGGAGCTGGGCACGTCGTGGATGGACAGGCGCAGGTTGTGGTAACTGTCCTTGAAGTGCAGGATGCGAGGCTCCTGGATCAGCTGTCCGcccagctgcttctccagctgCACCACCTCCTGCAGGGTCCCAGCGTCAGCCAagcctgggggccaggagggTCCCGCCCTCCCGCCCCCCTCCCGGGGCCAGGGCGGTCGTCGCTCGCGGGCGGCCTCCCCGGGTACCTTGAGTGCGTCATGGGTGTCGTGCAGGCAGTAGACCCGGATGTTGTACTCGAGGGAGGTGCAGGCCACGGGGGCAAACAGAAGCAGCTTGAGGCGCTTGGCCGCGGCCACACTGAGGGCCTCTCCCACCAGGGCGAAGCGGCCCAGCTGCTCGGTGAAGACGTAGCAGGCGCCGGCCTCCAGCTGGCAGTAGTAGAGGTGGGAGGGCGCCTCCTCGCCCAGGTGCAGCACGTCCTGCGGGCAGGGCCTAATGGGTCAGCTTGCAGCCAGTCGTGGGGGGCGTGGCTCAAGGGCCAGGCAGGAAGCCAGACTCCTCTCCGAGcccctggctggggtggggaggcttgGGGCTCACCTCCCAGCTGCCCTCGCAGGACTGCTTTTTGAGGCGTAGGCTCCAGCTCTCGGGACTGGGCTCCCCGCAGTGGTCCATGGCGAGGATGACAGGCCGGGTGAGCAGGACTCCAGGGGGCCCGCAGCTAACGATGGGACTCAGCAGGGTCTGACAGCCGGCTAGGGGCAACCTCAAGTGGGGAAatatgggtggggagggaaaggcgTCAGTGGGCCATCCTGGGAACCGGCTCCGGACAGGGCAGCAGaccctggggttgggggctgcagagctgggtgCAGCTTAGGAGCTGGCTCTTCCCCCGCCCTCCCTTGGGCCAGGCCAGACCAGGCCTGACAGTGGGTGGGCAGGGGCGTCATGGTGACAGCAGGCAGGAGCAGAACCCGCCCAGTCCCAGCAGCAGGGCCCACGCCCACACCTCACGTCCTCTGGCTTGTGCAGCGTGAGGTAGACCTCGTAGATCTTCCCTCGGGGTATGGCGTCTGGGGGGATGAGGAGGCTGATGCCTGCGAC
The genomic region above belongs to Camelus ferus isolate YT-003-E chromosome 22, BCGSAC_Cfer_1.0, whole genome shotgun sequence and contains:
- the HK3 gene encoding LOW QUALITY PROTEIN: hexokinase-3 (The sequence of the model RefSeq protein was modified relative to this genomic sequence to represent the inferred CDS: deleted 3 bases in 3 codons) gives rise to the protein MDSVGPLGLQQGDGAPGCPQEALPCPSNSPELVQECLRQFKVTGAQLRQIQASLLGSMEQALSGQANPAPTVRMLPTYVGSVPHGTEQGDFVVLELGAIGASLRVLWVTLMGTKGHRMEPQSREFVIPQEVMVGPGQQLFDFAARCLSEFLDAFPVGNQGLQLGFSFSFPCHQTGLDKSTLISWTKGFRCSGVEGQDVVQLLRDAIQRQGAYSIDVVAVVNDAVGTMMGCEPGAGPCEVGLVVDTGTNACYMEEARHVAVLDEDRGRVCISVEWGSFSDDGALGPVLTTFDHALDHESLNPGAQRFEKMIGGLYLGELVRLVLAHLAQRGVLFGGCTSPALLSRGGILLEHVAEMEDPSAGAARVHTILQDLGLRPRASDTELVRHVCAAVCTRAAQLCAAALAAVLSRLQRSREQETLQIAVATGGRVFERHPRFLSILQETVMLLAPKCDVSFIPSVDGGGRGVAMVTAVAARLAAHRRLLEETLAPFRLTREQLAAVQAQMREAMARGLRGEASSLRMLPTYVRATPDGSERGDFLALDLGGTNFRVLLVRVATGGVQISSQIYSIPECVAQGSGQQLFDHIVDCIVDFQQKQGLSGQSLPLGFTFSFPCRQLGLDQGILLTWTKGFNASDCEGQDVVCLLREAIRRRQATELNVVAIVNDTVGTMMSCGYEDPRCEVGLIVGTGTNACYMEELRNVASVAGDSGHMCINMEWGAFGDDGSLGMLSTNFDASVDQASINPGKQRFEKMISGMYLGEIVRHVLLHLTSLGVLFRGQPTQRLQTRDIFKTKFLSEIESDSLALRQVRAILEALGLPLTSDDALMVLEVCQAVSQRAAQLCGAGVAAVVEKIRENRGLEELTVSVGVDGTLYKMHPHFSSLVAATVRELAPRCAVTFLQSEDGSGKGAALVTAVACRLAQMTHV